The Hoplias malabaricus isolate fHopMal1 chromosome 9, fHopMal1.hap1, whole genome shotgun sequence genome contains a region encoding:
- the LOC136707609 gene encoding cystatin-like protein encodes MMETGLKLLLLSAVTLLVSAQWRNYKDLPDSYKTHIGKALVAANKDFGGSDHVAYDQLLQNSTFRGSDYYVHLRLMVSNCTKDENKGYGHREECDTKKPKRPVIDCVVCNKRGSGEIVDCAKLKDANNRWEIRSTCSVFYLPGGGTILSLKTGDNDRDFGCLGCV; translated from the exons ATGatggagactggactgaagctgctgctgctgtctgcTGTGACTCTGCTGGTTTCTGCTCAATGGAGGAACTATAAGGACCTGCCtgattcatataaaacacacattggcaagGCTCTGGTTGCAGCCAATAAGGACTTTGGAGGTTCTGATCATGTCGCCTATGACCAGCTCTTGCAAAATTCAACA TTTAGAGGCAGTGACTACTATGTACATTTGCGTCTGATGGTCAGTAATTGCACAAAGGATGAGAATAAAGGATATGGACATCGAGAGGAATGTGATACAAAGAAACCTAAAAGG CCTGTGATTGACTGTGTTGTGTGCAATAAACGTGGCAGTGGTGAAATAGTTGATTGTGCCAAACTAAAGGACGCCAACAAT AGATGGGAAATTCGGAGCACGTGTTCAGTGTTTTATCTTCCTGGAGGTGGAACTATATTGTCTTTAAAAACTGGGGACAATGACCGGGACTTTGGATGTCTTGGATGTGTCTGA